In the Drosophila teissieri strain GT53w chromosome 3R, Prin_Dtei_1.1, whole genome shotgun sequence genome, TttcaaaactttaaaatgattCCGAAAATTAGTCTTAGAAATGTTCCATGTCCAGTTAAAGACGGCCATTAAACTAAGTGCAATGTAAGttagatatttaaaaaaaaattaaaagaagtATGTAAAAATgtctaattaataaataataagtctaatttattgaataacCGTCCCAGTTTTTGCGAGTGTTGAAGTAGTTAAAAATTCACAAGCCCACTTTCCCCGATGCCATTACATAACCCTTTTCTAACTACACGCCCTTCTTCTCTCTTTTGCCCATTTTTAGGCCAGTGCCGCCGATCAACTAATCAATACCATGGACTTGCGTGCCCGCACAGCGGCGGCCATAGTGCGTCCCCATTCGGCGGATTTCTTGGAGTACGAGGCGCGTGCCGAggcagctgcagccgctgcGGCCGCGGCGGTGGCCCAGAGCCAGCAGGAGAGCGGCAGGGCGCCGAGGCCCAAGTCCAGTTTGGACATCAATCGCACGCCGGACAGCTTCTACTACTCGGAGGCCAGCTATGCGGACAAGATGCGGAAGAGCGCGCTGTATCTGCAGagcggaggaggtggtgcgGCACAGCCGCAGCAACCGGGCAGCTATCGCACCACGGCGGCAGATTTCAACTCTGGAGTGAACACCATTGGGTATGAGAACCCTTACGAGAGGGCCTACAAGCGGCAGGAACTTCTGGCCGAGGCGCAGGGTGGAGGGGCCAGCAGCATGCCGCGTATGAGCCGGTCCGCCAGTCAGGGTCGCTCGGTGGCCTCCCAGCTGCAGTCGCCGCAGCAAGAGGATCTGCCGCCACTGAATGTTCATCCGGGCTCCATTTTCCCGCCCTCGATGTCCACCCAGGAGATCATTAGCAAGAACGAGCAGTTCCTGAGATCCGCTAGCGCCCGTCTGCCCAAAAGATTGGGTGGAATGGATGATGACTATTCGGCTAGCAATTCCACGACCACATCGCCCACGGGTGGAGCAGGTGCCCCCAACTCGCCGCAGCACAATCTGGATGGCGAACGGAAGCGGGAGGAGTCCATGAAGCGTCTGCTGGAGTGGAAACAACGCATGCTGCAGTCACCTCTGACCCGCAAGGGCATTCAACAGGGCGGCAGCAACATGTCCGCCATGTCCAAGTTGGGCAGCAATCCAAACATCCTGCTGGCATCTACGGCGGTGGCCAGTGGAGCACGCTATGCACCCCAGGCGGGAAAAACGGGATTGGtgggcaatggaaatggcactGCTCAGGGGGCTGGAAATCCACCATCAGCATCGGGCATCCAGCGATCACGATCCGAGAGCCAGGCCAACATGGGGCCCGGAGGAGTGGTGTACAACAACTACTCCTCGGATGATGAGGGTGAGTCCTAGTCCGCAAAGACTTCCTTTACGTATTCCCCATTCTGCTTGGCTTTAACTCTGTCCCTTTGTAATACGTCTATATCTGTAACTTTCTCTTCTACGAATCTTAAACTACGTTTATGCGCTAGCAAAGTAATTTTAAAGCCCAAAGCGACATTCTTGTCCGCAATGTAAAtctcaaattaaattgtttggaaTTTAAAATCAGTTGAAAGTTTGTTGAAATAgatatttaattatgcaattgAAAGTCAATTATCCTACGTCCATATTTCTcttgcattaaaaattatacaattgtGTAATTTCGGTAAATCATATTTGTTTAGCAGACTGCATTTTTGTTGACATTTAATGCGCGCGCATAAACGAAGTATGTATCTCTATTTGCATCAGTATCGTACCGTATCCATAGCtgtatctttttatttatCCGTATCTGTAGCTGTTGCTAACCGTGCTGCCCTGTTCTGCGTatcttattttgtttttttatgtttatatttttacttttaattttacttgGCAACTTGGCTTTTGCTTTGAATTAGTTGCATGTTCTGTAGTCTCGAGACCTTGAGATGTCTGCGTTTTGCTTTACTTTGTAGTCAGACCAAGTTACttagttgcaattgcaactgcatTGCCCTTCCGCTTGAGGACTCTAGAAATCTATAAATAAAGGACCTCATCTAGCCTGGACAGGCCACACTTTGCTCCAATCTCTGACCATTAACTATTTATAAGCCTTAACAATTTCAATGCTAATTTATCATGTTCAGACGCCAGGCTAAACAATTTAACGCTTCATGTAGTTAATACTTGTGTGTTTTACAACTTTTTGTGGacttcttttatgttttaataaatatggttaatttaaatgtacaCAACAGAAAGCAATTTATGTCGAATATCGAAACCTTCCTGCCGTGCTCAcacaatataaatacaaatacaagtACATAGACAAAGACAGAACTCCACGCCCACACAAAAACACGTTATTCAgaagcaaattgaaaagtatCGAGTAATTAATTTAGCAGTGCTgccaaaaagtaggcaacacatGAAACGAAAATTCAGTTTaaaattgttggccaaaaactaaaatcaaaagtACACACAAATTCTTGCATTTGCCTTTATCCGATGGAAAAAGGAAggcaaaacgaaaaaccaaTATTTCTGTAGTCCATAAATCTATCTCtccctttgtttttttggaaatCTCTATCTTTCATGGGTTtagtaaacatttttggcgTAGTTTCGTTTCGGATTTGTTTCAttcatatacacatatatatacatattcgtTTTTCCATCATGACAACCGGGTGCTTGGTATTTCCACTACTAAATGCCGCTGTAAACTTTGCACTAAAAcccaaaaacaataaataagcaaaaacaaataaaactcaaaCTCAATCTGGGCTCATAGCGCAATCGACCAcccatttgattgattttaattacataCCAACCAGCAAGATATACaaatgtgttttatatttcttcttttccatacaaacatatataaataattcattgtGTATACGTTGAACTTGGTAACTCTTAAACAAAATACCTCAATTTGTAAATGCTGTAAATGTAAAACAATGATCGATACCAAAACTCGATACTCGtctaaaaaattaacaatatCGAATTGCACGAATCGCAGCTGGGACTGTGGATGATAACTTGTATAGTGCGACGGCAGGAAGGTCATCgtcaaaaacaacaactaaagCAGCGACATCACAGGCAAtagtggcaacaacaacagcagcgttAGCAATAACAAATCTTGGTAGTAGCAAAAATCTAGAGACTTCCAaccaaacagaaacagaaacagagacAACACCAACATCATTATCAGCACCAGCATCATCCAAAGCAAAATTCCATCTAAAGCCCATTTTGAAAGTGCACGAGGCCAGCAAAACCCGCATTATTCAGGTGCAACCCAAACATCTGGAAGAGCGGCCAAAGCTCAGATTGCAATTGCCGCAGGCGATGGGAAatgaggagcagcaggagccacAGGAGCCACGggatgaggagcaggagaatGCTGAGCCTGAGCCTGTTCCCATTCTGCCAAAGAAAACAGCACCCAAGTCGCCTCAGAATGCCAATTATGTGCCTGTGTACAACAATAAGCTGGTTAGCAACTACGAGAATATGGAGTTTGGCAAGCCAATCCCCGAATGCAAAATCCCTCACAGCAATGCAGCCATTACCGATCCCGAGGAGACACCCATGCTAATGCAACTGAAGCTGTTCAAGgaacagcaggagcagcagaagcaacaacagGAAAACGAGGAGGACCTGACACCCACAGCGGAAAGTAAACCCATTCCAGGGGAGGTGGAAATGGAGGCTCCAAAGGAAAGAGAAGACCAGAAATTAGAATCAcacgaggaggagcaggagccagatgaagaggaagaggaggaggaagacgatgAGGATGAGAGCACGGCTTGCGAAGAGTACACAGATGATGATATAGATGAAGCCCTGGCTCAGGATGATGAGGATGAAGCTGTCGTCGAGGCAGCAGAGTCCCAGGAACTTGCAGAGGAGCGGGAACTGCAGCAGATATATGTAAACGAGCCCATCACACCCACGGACCAGCAATTCGACGAGAGTCACTATCTGCCCATGACGCCCAAGAAAGTGGAACTGGGTCAGCCGGGTGTCCTGACCTTAGTTTCCACGACGTatgccgaggaggaggaggagaatcACTATGTGGAGATGACTAAGTGCATACAGGACGAGGATAGCAGAAGCAACTACGAGATAATGTGTCTGGCCAGCACCAGTTCGAGTGCCTTTAAGGTGACCACCAAAACGGAGCCTGTCTACATGGAACTGGCAGGGGTTAAGCCACCATCTGCAACGCCAGCCACCGAGGATGCCCACTGCTCTTCGGGGCGTTCCACTTTGAAGAAGGGTAAGAAATCGGGCACAGAAACCTTGAAAAAGAAGACCAAAAAGCGACAGGGAAAGGATATGCCCGATATCCTTAAGCCTGCCAAGAGTGCCCTGGCCTTGGCCAGCGATAGTTCGGATGCGGATGACGAGAGCAGCCGGCAGCAGCTGGAGGCCAAGAAACTGCGTTCCAGATCACGTTTCAGTTTGTCGGATACATTCAGGCCAGCTTCATACTACTTAGGAGCCTCAACGCCCCTCAACAATTATGCAGAGAGTTCGGATAGTGAGATattaccaccaccacccattcCCGCTTCACCACCGCCCATGGAGGAGCTGAAGACGGAGGAGATCTTCTCCTCCGAGCACTATGATACCGTGAAGAGAAAGGACAGTAATGGTAAAGTCAATCTATCGTACGAGCAATTGCCCAAGATGCATGCCAGCAATACGTCCCTGAATCTGCCGAAAGCGGTTCCCAGTCCTACTCTAAAAAGCAGTCGTCTCTCCCTACCTGACCATTTCACCAAGGTACGAATGACACCGCAGAGATTATTGGTGCCAGCTACaccgccgcagcagcatcacGCCAGGACATTATCCGATTCCAACTATAGTTGCCACCTGACCGATACAAGTTCCCGTACATCCTCGGATTTGGATCTGTATCGCCGGAGGGGCCAACAGCAGAGGTGTACCAGCAATAATTCCCTGCCCCTGAGCAGTGAAAATGAGTCCGTGGAATTCCGCCAGAGGTCGGACTCCGAGTTGGATCGCCAGCGTTCGAGGAGACCGCTTTCCCAAGAGTCCATCAGTGAGATTGAGTCGCTGAGCGAACAGTTCGAGGAAACCCTGAGTAGTCATGAATTGGACACCTACCTGAGTCATTTGCACCTGTCCACCGGacaggccacgcccaccagtaACCTGCTGAACGATGCCAACGCAGCAGCCGGAGCCGATATCCTGACCAATCTTATCAAGCCACCAAAAACATTCCGGAAtgccgaggacgaggagcagcaCTTCTATGGTAACATACACTTTCTCTCCTCAACGGATTCAATTCAGCAGTTGGGCGAGGCAGGAGCAACAGCCCTACGGATTATCCACAGTCGCAATAACAGCAATATATCCACCCAGTCGGCTCCTTATTACTATTCGGAGCTGCCGGCACCGCCGCCCTTGAACAACCAGCGGGATATCCATGCCCATGGGCTAAACATAGCCCACATACACAACCCCATCGATCGGCATCAGTTCAATGTGGACGCCCTGGTGGACAAGGATCAGGCCATAGATAGCAGGAACATCTACAGTGGGCAGAAGGACAACAACGAGAAGCTGAGCAACAAGAACCTCAAGCTAAACAAATCCGTGGACCTGCCGACGGAGATGGAGGGCAGTGGTAGCAGTGGTGGTGCACTAAATCCGGTGGTCCATTCATATCTCACAACTACTAAAAACACAAATCTCGCTCGTAAAACGATTGGTGGTAGCAATCCGTCGGATGATGGCAATCCTAACGAAGATGGTGCTGGTGAAAATTCGGAGGAGGCTGGCAAGACCCCGTCGAGTAATGTCCATACCAACCTCTCAGTTCTAGGTGGCGAGCTGCTCTGGGAGGAGGATGCTCTGTGGCGGGAGAGTTTGCGCCGGGTGTCCCAGCGGCATGCCAGATCGCTGGACGATCTAGACAGGATTACGGCAGCTCCGCCGGTTTCTAGTACGCCCAAGGCAAAGCTGAGCCGCGAGGTGACCTATGTGAATGACAGCCTGAAGCCGCGCCAGCATCAGCAGTTAACCAACGAGCACGATGTCTACGTGCAACTGATGGACACTACGTCCGCCTCCCACGACCAGGACCAAACGGATTCCGATGTCTACGAGGTCCTGCGAGAGGAGACCGCCTCGAATTTGTCACACAAATCAAACGAACTAGATCGCGAGACCATCCGACAGTGGGATGCCATGTCCAGTGGCCTAATGAAGAGCCACCACAGCGGTGTGGAAACCACGGGACCAGCCTCTGCCCACCTGCCCCTAACCAGCAGCGTCCGCTCCATCGTCCAGCAGTTGAACAATAGTTCCATGGATGACGCCAATGGCAATCCCATGGCGACGAGCAAAAAGTCAAGAGCGAACAACAATAATTAGTGAGGCCACCACCGCAGAAAATGGAGCCCCTTCATTTCCGCCCCGAAAAATATATGTGCAATCATTTCCGTAGTTTCAATTTTAGCTTTGCATTTCgcaatttttggttttgcactctccaaaatattttatgtcaCTCTGTTTGCCCGTCATAAGTTTCAGTTAGATAGTGctctatttgttttgttgactgtcactgttgctgttgttattgttgttgttgtcattattgttgtgttgttttgtttaattaatcaaCTGGTAAGCAAACTTATACTTATTTATCCAACCCACTTATCTCATTAAGTCATTGAAGCGCTTGTATATATTCGCCACTCACTCACATTCTCACCCATGCACTCACATCTGTAAAGTTGAACAAATCCATAGATAGATATCTATTTGGGAAGTTACAAATAGCCATAGgagccagcagctgcagatacagataaaatatatgttaaatatcCGTAGAAATTTCCACCCCCACCCCCGAACAAATATACAACAACTAGACCAAAACAGAGCCACCAATTACAATTCCAAATTAAATGTTCCGTACAACTGCTGGGCATTCGCTAACCGATTACTGATTACTGATTGCTTTCCTAAATATTTCGCGCACGCATTGAAACTATTTTAAGCCCAATCTCCCCACTCGACCATCTAAAATTGCCTCATTTTCCTAATCAAATCTCTGTGACCTTATAGCCTCGATTTCCGTGCGCAATGTGAACAATCTGCCAGTGGGAAATCTGACGGTGAAGCCGGATCCCTCGGATGTCCATCAGGAGTCCGCTTTTGCCCCCTACTATGGTGGAGCGGCGGAGACTAAGTACGCCAAGAACACGGTGCTCACGGATCGCGGTCTGTATGCCGGAAACGGATCTGGACTGGCCACGTCAACGCCCCAAAATCATCAGCAGTTCCGGATGCGGCGCACCGGAAGTAGGGCGGAAATCGATATGCTGGAGCGCGAGACAAGCAGCCAGATCAGGGTGAGTCCATGCTGGGTTAGAACTTAAACGCTTTTCAGAATCCTTCCAAATTGGACATACTTGACTTGATTTTGCAAGGAAGCAGTCTCTATTCAACTTTTGAACCTATTAAATGgacaatgaaaatgaattgaGAGCCTGAAATTTGAAACTCAATGAAATGCTTCTCCCAATTTTGaagtaattaacatttatgggtaatcatataaataaatgataacTCTTGGCATCATGTTGCTTTGGGGTTAGGAACGAACGAAAGCTAAAATATGTTTACACAACCCACAGAACTTGGATGTCTCGGCCGGGGATTTGCTGAGTCGCACCCACGAGGAGCTGGTCCTTTTGCTGATTCAGTTGAGGAGACAGAGCAGTCAGACTGCCAGGGCCATCGAGCAGTGCTGCAGCGATATTCACGATGTGCAGGTTGATAAAGAAGTgcattttatgtttatctTGGGCAGGTTTTGGCTAACTTCTGGTGCTGGTTCTGTGACTAAATCTATTTTATACCCATCTCACTGTTGAATATATTACTTAAAGCACTCCCATTAACAATGGAAATATGTACTCCTCCACAGAATCGTCTGCGAAGTGCCGAGGGTTTGACCAGAGCCGAAAGTATCCAGCGATTGGACTACTTGAAGCAGCACCTTTTGGACCTGGAGCGGCATTACGAGAAGAGCAAGCCGCTGGTCAATTTGGTGGACAACATGGTCAAGTTGGGCTCGCTGTATCGCAATGATGCAAATGGCAGGGTCCAACCAGCCACTCTGGATCGCCTGGAGTTCAATCAGCGgatgcaggagcagcaaatgctgcaagaggagcagcagcagtgggagCGCCTCAGTCCGAATCAGGCAGAGTTGCAGGTATGGTTTTGTCCTGAATTTCCGTAAATAGAGAAATGGtagagaaaatgaaaaaccctAAACGTGTTTATTAAGCATACTTATAACAAAAATAGagtttacataaataaatgagcaAACATTTTGACCTACGTATACATTTGCAATATTAGGCCAAGGTGCGAGAGCTCTACCAACTGGAtcagctgctgcaggaggagTCGGGCACTTTGCAGAGTTTGCAGCGGGACAAGGAGGACCTCGAGCGAGCCTTGGGAGGATTGAGGGCTCGCATTCACGACAGCAATGCCACGCCCATGGCCCTGGAGGCGgccaagaagcagcagcacatCCTGGAGCGCGAGTTGTCGCGGGTTCATCAGCTTCTGGCCGAGAACTCTAAGGTATCCAAGGTGCCTAGTAGAAGTTTTTTGCATTTCGTGTCCACCACTGCGTGTTATTTGTCTGCTTGAGCTTCGCATGTCGCTTATGTCACTAACCAACAACTAATTCAACGAagattaaattataaacaggAGTTCatgaaaatacataaaatatataaacaatgtGTAGAGttgaaaatttttaattaaatttcaaactgGAAACAGTACATTTTTGTTAGCCAGCCAATTTTgttgcaataaaaatcaatatcaaaagaaattgttttttcGGCACCTAGTTTACTTTGTGCTTAGCGTGAATAGCAAACAAATTCATATAAAACCACTATAATCAACAAGTTTTTCACGTGCGTAGttgaataaatatgaattcattatttaattaaagtgttCTGCCAATAAGTGATTGAAGGGCTTAATAAATACATGCATATTTACTTACCTGAATAAGTAACAGAAGGCAGCAATTTAAGAAAAGTTGTTACAAATtgaatacatttgtatatagCCAGGATAGCCTTTAATTCCACGAGTGTTTACTAAAGCTCAAATGATAGGATTAATGCAAAAGACTTCTCGTGTTTGTGGCTCTGCTGCATGTGCCATTCTCGAAATCCGAGAGCCAACCGATTAATCCGTAATCCTACCTTGCAGAAACTGGAACAGACAGTGGCGGGAAATGCTCGTCTAGAGCAGGAGTTACTCCTCCTCCGCCAGAAGGTACAGGCCACTCGAGGATCCGCCGCCAATGGAATTAACGGTGATGGCTCGCACATCAACGGTGACCAAACTGCCGCCGTTTTAGCCTCGGAGTTGGAGCGAGTGCAGTCCCTGGTGGGCGATATGCAAAGACAACGTCACGAACTCAGCTCCGCAGTTCGCCAGCTGACGGAGAACTCGACCAGGTTGTACCAGGAGATTGGCAACAAGGAGATCAACGGCGGTGGCTCCACCAATGGCAGTCTGAAGAAGCGAAGCAACTCTACTAGTTGGACGGAAACCGATTTGGATGCCAATATGCTGCGATGCGGATCCCGTCAGCAGCTGAACGATTCCACTTTGAACCTATCCACTCCCCTCTATGTGGACACAAATAGTTCGACCAAGCTGAGTGACTACAATCGATACAATGGCAGTAGCGATGCCATTGAGATGAGTGGTGTGGACAGTGACGGTTTCCTGGACAGCAATCCATTCGCCATTGGCTTGGAGAAGCCGGAGATCAAGACGGTGAGGATTGTGAAGCGAGAGTCCGAACGTCGCAATCGCGATCGCAGTGAAAGGGGTCTAAGCAACTCCATTCAGAATCTCGACCAGGtcctggaggaggagcaatATGCCCAACAGCAGAGGGAACAGCAGCTGTACGCTCAAAACTTGGAGGAACAGATGACCAATGGTCACCACAGTCGATCCAAATCACTGCCCCGAAACTACAGTGAGCCCCCGAAACAACGACACAGTCGACATCTAAATGGTGGCAAGCAGAATGGTCACCACTACAATGGTGGCTACGATTATGATCGGAACAGCAACTACGAGCATcagccgccgccaccgccggcCCCACAGAGCAATGGACACCACCACAATCATTCACAAAGGGAGCAGCGGGAGCATCTCAACCCACTGGCCAATGCCTACTTCGCCAagcagcttcagcagcagGCGAATCCCTCGAGGGACAGTGCCCGTGTGGCCCTGCGCACCAAGACCGACTCCATGCAGAGCCTCAACAAGAGCCTCACGGACATCAGTCCGGAGCCAGTGTTCCAGAGCGTGGCTGCCCGCCAGATCATCAACGAAATGTCCGCCGGATCGGCATCGGAGGACACCGAGAAGGTGGTGGAGAAGGTGCCACCGCACCACAAGCATCGCAGAGCGGTTCCAAGGGAAAAGAGGCGGCACTACACTGCCCCAAACAATGTCAATCAGAAAGCCATGGAAAAGGTGCAGGCCGAGAACGATATGAATCGAAATGTGAGGGATTTGAAAACTAAGGAAAAAAAAGTCTGCATATTAACTAataacttttgcttttttagAACACTAACTGGCGAGCTCGCGATGACTTGGACATGGAGGTGGCCCTGAGACCACGAATGAATGCTCCTGATGTGGTTCGTTCGGCTTTGGGACAGGGAGAAAAGATATCCGAGAACACCATAGATAACTTGCTGCTGGCGCCGAACAAAATAGTCATTCCCGAGCGTTACATACCGGAAACAGTAAGAAGAGGATGatttaaaatgtgaaataaacctaatgtattaatatattttaatttaaatagacGCCCGAACTGTCGCCGGAGGAAAAGAAGCGTCGACAGGAGAAGGTCGAGTCAATCAAGAAAATGCTGGCTGAGGCGCCCATTAGCAGCAATGTAAGTCCCCCAGACTAAGtccatatatatctatataaaattattaaaaataaattcctgTAGGAGAACGAGAGCCTGCCCCCGAGCAAAATCAACGCCGAGAAGAAGCAGCGCGAGCACCTGCTGCAGCTCAACCAAATCCTGGCACAACAGGTGATGCAGGTCAGCAAGATCGTGGCCGGTAAGTAGAGTCAACCTGGAATATATTAGGTCTCCTACTAGAAGATAACCTTTGTGTTAAGTTCCAATCGATATCCCAAAAATAAAGACCCAATTCGAACGTATATGCAATGCCTTGCAAGTTGAGTTTATGTTCCATGTTTATGTTCTTACTAATAATATGCTCTCCCGAAATCGAACATATAGACACTTGCGTTAtttatctatatgtatatacctaAGCGTTTATCCAGTGTAATCTAACCATGCAGAAGCCCATCCATTTCAAACTGTCAACTCTATGCTCTTCTAAtctctatatatgtatcttcTTTCAACTCTTTCTGATTTCTAGATGATTAATGATAAAACATATCATATGCATACCATCTAATCTAAAGCGTTTAGCCCCCGTTCGCATAAGAACTCTATGATCATGCCCCCACCTCATTGCGTGCAAATCACCGGCGTCGTCCAAAGTTCATAACCCCTTCTCACAAAGACACACCTCCAACCACACAATCTAGACACTCTCAACAGTCAATCATACATCTCAAAACCCGTGGCCCACATTGCCCTCTCATGCATTCGCATCTGCACCCGACCAGTTTATGTATAATTAATCATAAATTAAGTAACCATCGATGAGAGTTCTATGAACTTCCGCAAGATTGCATATTCCacatattgcgcatacgcagtgtTATGTTAGCCGACCCCGAAAGCAAATCAAGCTGGGAATTCTCGGGATTTCTAATttgagttaaatatttaaatagtcCATTTAAGCTGACTAATTCGTATTAGACAAATTCAAGTTGTGTTTATTTATGATCTCACTTTGTATGTTATTGAGGTTTAAAAGCCCTAGGAAGGTATATACcagtatttattataaaactaacacttaatttaaatttatcttataattgtataatttttgcatttgcattcgttTAATTCTCcatgttattatttatttttttgttttgcatatttttctaGGAAATCCCACTAGTCACAACTAATTCGCAAGTAGCCTGTCGAGTTGTTTCTGTTCACCTTTTGTGTTTTACATACCTatgcattgcatttaatttttgttcacGTTGTGTTTTTTGCAAATCTAAGAGGGTTCGCATAACGATACGCGATAAATGAGTTTTGTTGTTCGAAACATaccaaacatacatatgtgtatatgcaTACCTAGTACGATACACCTAACTATACAGTAACTACAGCAAATAACAGCAAACAAGAACACACGCGAAGTTGAGATTTACAGCATGCTAAACTCACATAAAAAACTCACCCAAATCAAACGCAACAATTCACAACAAGAATActaaaaaatacagaaaaaatagaaaaaaaacgaCAACAAGAATAAACAGCAACGCAatagcaacaagaacaagtacaacaacaagcacaagaacaacaagaacaacaacagatATACGATTACGTAAGTCCAGGTTTGTACTCATTTCGATTATACcatattcataaataaacagtAATCGAGTAGCTTCCAGGCAATATGTAATCACGCCCAAAACTCTGCTTAGCCtagataaaaaatatattggcCAAATAATTAACCTGCACgccataaatataattgtaaACAATATAAGCtctaaatgaaaa is a window encoding:
- the LOC122622010 gene encoding uncharacterized protein LOC122622010 isoform X7, whose product is MFGCIYQLWDWLEAPPLFTAGTMDAKKLQQLQEAAILAQQQKKLPLAYQTNLVDYRTAAYSQALYQQSPTATSSSGGGPLSPIDMQPQSKHHNLMKHGGGTSSSSHSSPYHQSYSSSGGTAAGEQLYQSPTERTYLAAAGRLQASNAMAGHHPISALQSQYQQLQAAKMQAQMATQSEAAQQQQRTFAMRQAMNPPTNHYHMSQSSSMVSTMTALNQQQQQQQQQQQQQQRAPPSSLNLQNQYQPAQGPLKLQQQQQQQQQQQSQQHAMPKHYQEQLYAQQQQLQQQLQQQQLQQQQQQQQQQHRHKNDLQTPGSEHGTVYIQQNHPNHVVNQACQTQISAVKPKATPSSEESSSNSAKSPSHAPLDRKKSAGSIQALKSPITKRPPSTPVTLSGWLHKQGSDGLKVWRKRWFVLAEYCLYYYKGPEEEKLLGSVLLPSYRVSACLPEDKIYRKFAFKCEHQNMRTYWLAADNSEAMMQWVRALAAASLMQAPSSGESEPSVNSSLNHSGENSDSGIHTLQSHPGKGQPTPSSENTGSSGGGSGSGQPLYANAPPKPRRINDGGYSSPSPEHNEQQQQQQHPSRRLMSPTQQLYQQQQHQRSQQQQQQQQQQPQQHHAIYDTRTGHVSTALQLQQAQQQYSLDHLEAQFQQQQLDMEEQIARLQQQRAAEEIYGEREMYMAKLMQQRQGPNGAYPTQQQLLQAERRTPDAYGRSKQQRLFAAAAAAADYEDIYNMSQLAAGGGVPMSAQEALLQEAASYRRPLSPPSYDGSKHVPAMPQRYTPNHLEASAADQLINTMDLRARTAAAIVRPHSADFLEYEARAEAAAAAAAAAVAQSQQESGRAPRPKSSLDINRTPDSFYYSEASYADKMRKSALYLQSGGGGAAQPQQPGSYRTTAADFNSGVNTIGYENPYERAYKRQELLAEAQGGGASSMPRMSRSASQGRSVASQLQSPQQEDLPPLNVHPGSIFPPSMSTQEIISKNEQFLRSASARLPKRLGGMDDDYSASNSTTTSPTGGAGAPNSPQHNLDGERKREESMKRLLEWKQRMLQSPLTRKGIQQGGSNMSAMSKLGSNPNILLASTAVASGARYAPQAGKTGLVGNGNGTAQGAGNPPSASGIQRSRSESQANMGPGGVVYNNYSSDDEASISVRNVNNLPVGNLTVKPDPSDVHQESAFAPYYGGAAETKYAKNTVLTDRGLYAGNGSGLATSTPQNHQQFRMRRTGSRAEIDMLERETSSQIRNLDVSAGDLLSRTHEELVLLLIQLRRQSSQTARAIEQCCSDIHDVQNRLRSAEGLTRAESIQRLDYLKQHLLDLERHYEKSKPLVNLVDNMVKLGSLYRNDANGRVQPATLDRLEFNQRMQEQQMLQEEQQQWERLSPNQAELQAKVRELYQLDQLLQEESGTLQSLQRDKEDLERALGGLRARIHDSNATPMALEAAKKQQHILERELSRVHQLLAENSKVSKKLEQTVAGNARLEQELLLLRQKVQATRGSAANGINGDGSHINGDQTAAVLASELERVQSLVGDMQRQRHELSSAVRQLTENSTRLYQEIGNKEINGGGSTNGSLKKRSNSTSWTETDLDANMLRCGSRQQLNDSTLNLSTPLYVDTNSSTKLSDYNRYNGSSDAIEMSGVDSDGFLDSNPFAIGLEKPEIKTVRIVKRESERRNRDRSERGLSNSIQNLDQVLEEEQYAQQQREQQLYAQNLEEQMTNGHHSRSKSLPRNYSEPPKQRHSRHLNGGKQNGHHYNGGYDYDRNSNYEHQPPPPPAPQSNGHHHNHSQREQREHLNPLANAYFAKQLQQQANPSRDSARVALRTKTDSMQSLNKSLTDISPEPVFQSVAARQIINEMSAGSASEDTEKVVEKVPPHHKHRRAVPREKRRHYTAPNNVNQKAMEKVQAENDMNRNNTNWRARDDLDMEVALRPRMNAPDVVRSALGQGEKISENTIDNLLLAPNKIVIPERYIPETTPELSPEEKKRRQEKVESIKKMLAEAPISSNENESLPPSKINAEKKQREHLLQLNQILAQQVMQVSKIVADD